A region from the Raphanus sativus cultivar WK10039 unplaced genomic scaffold, ASM80110v3 Scaffold3563, whole genome shotgun sequence genome encodes:
- the LOC108860493 gene encoding uncharacterized protein LOC108860493, with translation MADTSMDIHEHGVWVNKKRRRVQCKHCGKEMSGLQHLKCHLAGVSPDVTPCEHVTSTVREWFRGDVVTMEKANAHKHQGSQDSPGGSVSPTAVEANKMVLLPNKSQEWIGQCSSYASFFDFSAVDSSGFREMMMMTASDGTLPDSHDLKGWMLQEALGEVEEYVKKIKDSWASTGCSILLEAWVDSRGRDLVTFLADCPAGPVYLTSLDVSDIKHDSNALISLVDGLVDEVGVQNVVQIVACSASGWVGELGESYASNKKGVFWSVSVSHCFELMLLKIGEIDSLGYIVDAVNVITDFINNSPLVLKLVRDQDHSLSIDMTVVSSEFEFFLPYLTLESIFRAKNELAAMFLLSDCNKEEDIRVSKLVNDRSFWKAVDKVLKCTSPLIHGLLWFSKANNQHVGNIYETMDVIKEIIAREFSNKESCYEPLWDVIDDVWNKHLHSPLHAAGYFLNPATFYSDDFHLDSEVASGLCASLVHVVKESDIQVKVATQLDIYRVGDDCFNEASQADQITGITPAEWWAQKASNHPELQSFAIKILSQTCEGTSRYKLQSRLAEKLVLTEGMTSYEQERLEDLAFVHYNLHLKSCKAKLSEEQ, from the exons ATGGCTGATACTTCCATGGATATTCATGAGCATGGAGTTTGGGTAAACAAGAAGAGAAGGCGTGTTCAATGCAAACACTGTGGAAAAGAAATGTCTGGCTTGCAACATCTGAAATGTCACTTGGCTGGTGTAAGTCCAGATGTGACTCCCTGTGAACATGTTACATCTACTGTTAGAGAGTGGTTTCGAGGAGATGTGGTTACAATGGAGAAAGCTAATGCTCATAAGCATCAAGGAAGCCAAGATTCACCCGGAGGAAGTGTCTCTCCTACAGCTGTGGAGGCTAACAAAATGGTTTTGTTGCCAAACAAGTCCCAAGAGTGGATTGGTCAGTGCTCTTCCTATGCAAGCTTTTTCGATTTTTCAGCTGTGGATTCATCAGGCTttagagagatgatgatgatgactgcAAGTGATGGTACTCTTCCTGATTCCCATGATTTAAAAGGATGGATGCTTCAAGAAGCGTTGGGAGAAGTGGAAGAGTATGTGAAGAAGATCAAAGATTCATGGGCGAGCACAGGTTGCAGCATCTTGTTGGAAGCTTGGGTTGACAGTAGAGGCCGTGATCTTGTTACTTTCCTTGCAGACTGTCCAGCTGGTCCGGTGTATCTAACATCTTTAGATGTCTCTGACATAAAGCACGACAGCAATGCTTTGATATCTCTAGTGGATGGGCTTGTTGATGAAGTTGGAGTGCAGAACGTGGTTCAGATTGTTGCATGCTCAGCTTCTGGTTGGGTTGGTGAATTAGGAGAGTCTTACGCGAGTAACAAGAAGGGAGTGTTCTGGTCTGTGAGTGTATCTCACTGCTTTGAGCTTATGCTGTTGAAGATTGGAGAGATAGATTCTCTTGGATACATTGTTGATGCTGTCAATGTGATTACAGATTTCATCAACAACAGTCCATTGGTTTTGAAGCTTGTCAGAGATCAAGATCACAGTCTCTCAATAGACATGACTGTGGTCTCCTCAGAGTTTGAGTTTTTCTTGCCGTACTTAACTCTAGAGAGTATTTTCAGGGCCAAGAACGAATTGGCAGCCATGTTTCTTTTATCTGATTGTAACAAGGAAGAAGACATAAGAGTCTCCAAGTTGGTGAATGATAGAAGTTTCTGGAAAGCTGTTGACAAAGTTCTGAAATGCACATCTCCTCTGATTCACGGTCTACTCTGGTTCTCTAAGGCCAACAATCAGCATGTTGGGAATATCTATGAAACTATGGATGTCATAAAGGAGATAATCGCCAGGGAGTTTAGTAACAAGGAATCATGTTATGAGCCGTTGTGGGATGTGATTGATGATGTCTGGAACAAGCACCTTCACAGTCCTCTTCATGCTGCTGGTTACTTCCTGAACCCAGCTACTTTCTACTCGGATGATTTCCATCTTGATTCAGAAGTAGCCTCCGGTCTTTGCGCTTCTCTGGTTCACGTAGTAAAAGAAAGTGACATTCAAGTTAAAGTTGCTACTCAGCTTGACATATACAGAGTTGGTGATGACTGTTTTAACGAGGCCAGTCAAGCTGATCAGATCACTGGAATCACTCCAG CTGAGTGGTGGGCTCAAAAGGCGAGCAATCACCCAGAACTGCAGAGTTTCGCTATTAAGATTCTGAGCCAGACATGTGAAGGTACTTCAAGGTACAAACTACAGAGTAGATTAGCAGAGAAGCTGGTGCTCACTGAAGGAATGACCAGTTATGAGCAAGAGCGGCTTGAAGATTTGGCGTTTGTTCATTACAATCTTCATCTCAAAAGCTGCAAAGCCAAACTAAGTGAAGAGCAGTGA